CTTTCCGGCAAGGCGTTTCGTGCTTGGGAGGAGAGATTTCGCGGATGCTGTGGGCAAGTCGATGAAGTTCTGCGGAGCTTTAAAGGGCCTTGCCGGTATACTGGGTATCGAGATCGGCGCAGCTGGTGCTTTTGCTGGTACGGGTGATGCAGCAGAAACCCTGTAGAGCGTTAGTCGCATATCCGCCAACTGCTCGAGCATGAGGCTCTCACCTGACTTTGTTCTTTTTGTCCTTCGGCTTCTCagcctcttcatcatcagaTGATTCGGAACTTGACGCTGTCTTGGCCTTCTTTGCCTGAGGTTGTTCGTCCGGCTTGCTATCATCGCTATCTGACGATGTATcctcgctgctgctgctgctgctgccctGATCCTCCGCTTTTCGTTTCACACCATTTGTCTTCGCCGATGCCGAGACTATCTTCGTGACTAGCTTTGTGgtctcttcatcctcctcttcactgTCTGTAGATTCCTCGCTGTCTTCCTCGGAGCTTTCAGTCGGCGATGGTGCTTTTGGCGGAGGTTTTGTGGGCGTTTTGGACTTCTttggcttcgtctctgctgttgctgcttTCTTTGCCGACTTTGCAGCCGCGGCTTCGGTCTCGCTGTCTGAATCCACGACTTTGTCCTGGCTCAAGCCATACTTCGAGGGCTTGATGGACGTCTTCGAGGCCTTCTTAGAagacttctccgcctcctctttCGCTGCTTTTGCCATCTTTCTGGTCCCGCCAATCGCTGGTCTCGTTCGAGAGAATCGTAGAAAAGTTGTTCCACAATGCTAGAGCTCAATCGCAAGAGAAGTTGCGCCAGCAGAGTCCACAAAATTTATCCGTAAGGCTGAATTAAGCTCAAAGCTTAAATCGACGACTGTTTTCCGGAAGAGGTCGCTCGCTCTTTTCTCTCCGTCCTTCGACTTTTGGCCATGCAGCGATGCTGAGGTCACAACGAGCGTGACGAGTGTTCTTGCGATGGCGCAGAAAAGGAAGGCAAAGGAGGCATTCGGACCGTCCAAAGGAGTTCCGCCTCAACTCAGTGCTGTTGCGGCTGCTCGGTTGGCGCAAACATCAAGATCGCATGCAAATTCGGAAGAGCTTGACGCAGAAAttgtcgacgacatcgccgcTTCCGTTGCCGAGGAGCCATATGATGACCGGCAGAGCGATATTTCATCACTGGATGGCGACCcggaacctttagaagtgCCGCAACAGATCACCGCAAAAGTCGTCCTTTCGTCCTTCCAAGCCAATGCCAAGAAGATCCTCACAGATGACTCCCAAAGGCTCGAGCTCGTGCTCAAAGCGGACGAGAGTGTCACGTTCGTCGGCGAATACCAGCTCGAGGTTCTGCGAGGCGTGGTCACGATTTACGGAGCTATGATCTATCCGGAGCTGGGTCCGCAGAGAGTATACGCTTTCAGCACTCAGGCATTGCCATCGATCATGGCAAGAAAGGACGACTCGGCGTTCCGTGTGACCTCGATCAAGTCTGGTATCCCGAAGCTCGCGAAGCTTTCACCTTTGTTTCGCAACATTGGTGCTGACGGCGAGCCCAAGAATCGATCGTTCATGCTTCTTTCAACATCAGATGATGACCCTTTGGAGCGGCCTCTTGTGCCTCTAGAAATCGATGAGCCAACGAGAAGAGCACTATCTCGGATCAATGCGAAGCTCGACGATCAGGACTCAGGGCCAGCAGCGAAGATCATGGCTGTGGGACCTAAGTCTTCGGGGAAATCAACCTTCAATCGTCTCGTTTGCAACATGATTACCAGCAGACCTGGGAACGGAAGATGCATGTATCTAGACTTGGATCCTGGCCAACCCGAGTTCGGAACGCCTGGACAGATCTCACTTGTCGAAGTCAAAGCTCCTCTGCTGGGTCCTTCATATACTCATCCTGCCACTTCTACATCCGATAGCTACCGACTTACTCGATCCCATACCATCGCTGCTACTTCCTTTCGAGAAGATTCAGCGCATTATCTTGCATGCGCTGCGGATCTCTTCGACTACGCGGGTGGTGCCCCACTTGTTGTCAACTCATGCGGCTGGACTTCCGGACTTGGAGGGACTACATTGGCAGCGCTGTCGAAGATTCTGTACATCGACACTGTCGTCCTTCTCGGAGAACCAGGGTCGACCGATCTGGTGCAGACGTTAGGTAAATCGAGCACATTACACAGCACACCGAAACGATTGTCACGTCCATCAGCACGAAGTCCTGCGGAGTTGAGGTCTATGCAGACTATGGCGTTTCTTCATCACAAGCCACGGCCTTCCTCTGCGACTGCGCAATGGAACACAAAGCCCATCAGTACCTTTCGACCGTGGGTTGTCGGCTACGCTGGCGAAAGTAGCAGCATCACTGCGATCGTCTCATACGGCCAGGCACCACATCCCGACATGCTGTCAGAAGTTCTCAACGGATCGATCGTCGCTATTGTCGTGTCCGACTCTGCGCATTCAATAGTCGACAGAGAAACGATTCTTCGGACAAAAGGAGAAGACCTACCCTACCTCCCAGAATCCTGCGCCGGTACTTCACAGGCTCTAGATCCTTCACAAAGTCACTGCATCGGCACCGCTTTGATACGAGGAATCGACCATGCAAACAAATGCTTGCATCTCATCGCCCAGCTTTCAGATAAAGATATCGCAGAgttggaagaagagggcaGGCAGGTCGTGCTAGTTAGAGGGCGATTTGATGCTCCTGAGTGGGCATACTTGGAAGACATACACCACGATGGAGGCGATGGCGGTAAGGAGAGACCGTGGGTAACAAAGCGAGAGCTAGTGGGCGTGGAAGGAAGTgtgtggaggatgaggcaTCCGCCAATGGCGAGTGCTATGAAGTAAGACTTGCAGAATTGGCTCGGTATCGTTCATCACCCGACGTCCGTGCAATCTCAGGCCACTGTCGCCCTGTTCTCCACCGCGATCTCTCTTGATGACAACTTGAGCGGCCTGCCGTGCAGTTCCTAGTCACGACTTCCGCCAACCACACACTACACATGATTCTTTGAGAGTGTGAAGCAAGTGGTGGTCGGGATAGCGAAGGGTCACTGGTGCTGCGCATACTTCATAGACAACGGGCGATGATACAGGCACCCAGGACCAAGCTGGAGTTCAGAGCGCATGCATTGAAGCATATGCAAGATCTCCCGGGAGTGACGGGTGCTCAGACGCACAGCTTCGGAAGCATTGCTACGGAAGGGAGCCTTGTACGCGGAGACGTACGAGCAGTGAACAGAATAAATCCCTCCGTAGATGAAGGGCGCTGATTGTGGTGGAAGAGCCAGCAGAGGGATGGAGGATCGGGAAAGACAGGAGAGGCAGTCTCggtgacgacgatgacagtGGTCGTGATGGTTTCGGTCATGGTGGCGGTGACGGTTTCGGTGACGAGGGAGAGCGAAAAGCGGAGAGGCCAAGCtcgaggagaggaggtaTGTGAGCACCGCGAACTTTCTTCACGCGAAGGGGGAGACACTCACAAGGGACCTGAGTGAATAAGAACATCTTACAATGATGCCCGAAAGCCAATATCACAGACGGAGAGCACGGGCTGGGAGAGACTTTCGGGTGAAGCTGCAACACTGCGATGAAACTGTAGATATGTGGGTGACTCCAGCAGAAAAAGCATGGTTATGGTGACAAAGGGCAGAGCACGAGCACAGTCTGATATGGATGTTCATTATTCGTATCTTGGTATACAAATCCACCCGTCGGCTGGTGACAGCTCAGTCTAACCATGTTACCACTCCCCATCTGTCGTCTTGCTGTGCCTGTTTCACATATCCCATTGCACTTGGTCCGGTCTGCGCCTCAAAAGTATTTTCCCTTGCCCCGAACGCCGCGCTTGAAACAAGAACAAAAACACAACCCAAGCCTCCAAAACGCCGCCATATCCGAAGTTATCATGACAACGGACGAGAAAAAAAAATCATGCTGACTCCTTGTTAGTACAATAATCCACCTTCCCTCCaccatcctcttcttccaccaaTCCATCtatcctcttcttcgaacAACACTGCACCAAAACGTCCTTCAACTTCGCCCTCTTCACCGGTTTCGCCAGAAAGAAATCCATTCCGGCGCCAAAACACTCTTCAACATTACTCTGCTCCGCAAAAGCGGTAAGCGCTACAATCGGATTCTTGAAACCTTCAGCGCGGATCTTTCGGGTAGCTTGGAGGCCGTCCATGTTGGGCATTTGTATGTCCATGAGAATCAGGTCGAAGGGTGGATGGTCGGGTGTGGCGTGAGAGGATATGATGTGGCCGAGAGCGATTCGCCCGTCGGAGGCGATGGTGATGTGCTGGATCTTTTCGAGGCGGAGCATGCGTTGGATGACTTCTTGATTGACTTTGTTGTCTTCAGCGACGAGGATGCGGAGTTGGGTGAAGTCTGGTGATTgaagggaagaggaggtggaggagggtgatGTTGCAGGGGATGTTATGACAGGGCGATGAGCGGCCGCAAATTGGCTGGAGGGATTGGCGAGGGGTGGCGTATTTGCGGGCGATGACGGGTCTGTCTTCGCAGTAGAAGAGTTGGCTCCTGGAACGGCATCTGCGTGGACGACCTCGGGACTGCTCGGCGTAGCCGGAGAAGATGTGCTAGGCGAGAACATTCCCGTGACCGTCCGGCTCAGATCCATTGAGCTTCGTGGCGTGTCGCCGCTCGTACCGAAGACGATTCGCAGCGGCAGCTTCGCGGTAAATGTACTACCTTTGCCAAGCGTACTGCTCAAACGAATCGTCCCGTCCATCAGACTGACCAGCTGTGTACTGATCGAAAGTCCTAGGCCAGTCCCGTTATGCCTTCGATCAAGACCTGCGTCGGCCTGCACGAACGGTTCGAAGATCCGAGCCTGCATTTCTGGTTCGATACCCGGCCCAgtatcctcgacctccagcTCGATGAAGACGTCTGTGCCCGCTGGAAGAGAACGTCCATCTTCGTGTGCCAGGCCATGTCCCTGCTCGACTTCTCGCGGGTTGATGAAGCATGCCGTTCCGGGTCCGGGGCTGGCTGGCGTCTGCTGACGGGTCGCTGGCGCACCTGGCGTCACACGTCGGACGGCCGGCTTTTCCTTCAAGCATCTGACTCTCAGTATGACAGAGCCTTCTTCAGGCGTAAACTTGAGACTGTTACCGACCAAATTGATGACAATCTGTAGAATGCGATGAACGTCGCCGTATAGCCGTAGATCGCGAAGTTTGCCAGTTCCATACACATCGCCAGGCGTTTCCTCGAATATGAACCGTAGGTGAACATGGCGTTCCTTCGACTGCTGGCCGAAAATTGCCAACGTCTGCGTCTCGATGTCTCGGATTGCAAAATCCTTCTCGTCCAGTGTAAGGACTTGATGCCCCAACTGATTCGTGCTGAAAGTCAGAAGATCATTCAGTGTCCGCAACAGTAAGTTTCCACTCTTCTCAATGATCATGAGCGAGCCCTTCACCCGATTCGGATCGTTCTCTGCCATGCAAACCGCGGCCAGCCCCAGGATCCCGTTCAACGGCGTACGCAATTCATGGCTCACGTTCGCCACGAAACGTGTTTTGCTCTCGTTGGCCGCTTCTGCAGCTTTCTTGCTGTACTCAAGCTCGATGGTCCTCTGCCGTACGCGGTCCTCAAGTTTGGTATATTGCGCCAGTAATTCGTCCGACATATCATTAAAAGTCGTGATCAAATCCGACATTTCGTCTGTGATCCAAGTGTTGCGCTGCGGCACCTTTCCTGGAATGCGAGGGTGGTCTTCGTCTCGTGGCTGTATACTGCGTGCGGCTTGCTTCTTCATCGAGAACTTGCGGAAGATCGCCGCAAATATCCCTCCAGTCCATTTCGAACTCGGGCGATGAAGACCCTTCTCTGTCCGACTGGCGCAAGAGCTGAGATCCTTGCTGTAGTAGGAAGAAGGCTTGCTGTCTGAATAGCTTCTCCCAGGTGGTGCTATGGTTTGCTCGGTGGCTGCTCGTAGTTTCATGATCGGTAGGACGGCCCAGTGTGCTAGCGGGAATGACACAATACACATAAACCCAATTACTCCAAACAGGCATGCGAGGATGATCGTCCGGAGGTGGTTGATGGGCTGCCACACCTCGCTCCGAGCTTGTTCCACAACAACGATCCAGTCGACCAGGTCCGTCGGCGGCGATGAGTACCCTACTGAGACATGCTTGCCATCTTCATTGTGTGTCCGCATCATACTTCCAACGTCGTCGATGCCGCGTAGATCTTCAGTGATGGCTCTTTCAACGGCAGGATATTTGCTGGCCAAGAACGAGGGGTTCGGGGTTCCGACCACATGTTTTGGATGTCTTGCGACAGCAGAAGTCGGCAGAGGAAAGAGCAACTCGACTTCGGCGTTGCGGGCTGAGCCTGAGTTCCCAGAGATTCCAGGTGGGAATTTGTTTGTGGCATTGATGGGACCGACGAGTAAGGTCTGACCTGTTTCTCC
The DNA window shown above is from Zymoseptoria tritici IPO323 chromosome 11, whole genome shotgun sequence and carries:
- the SLN1 gene encoding histidine kinase sensor (Histidine kinase osmosensor that regulates the Slt2 MAP kinase pathway and contains two transmembrane domains and an tracellular kinase domain.) yields the protein MRLSLRQQLAFLLVISGGIGLAVLAIATWVLNHDFVLDVAASRLEITASLKAAQVAFNLELMQTAATFLSNRVTIQEALERYNNGTDLTAGNFNLAETSLASALGNIGPLRNGLVLQAQIYAGNGSGPAGTSSVMRATGIPHQAIRLPYLNSNGQQAFLGDDDLGYPPALYPNLTVTDIAASTSFNPMASFNGEILGIRSTLVLGPRMINSSFSLISFTLPIVNNTETDRILGWATVVTDARLILEVARDSSGLGETGQTLLVGPINATNKFPPGISGNSGSARNAEVELLFPLPTSAVARHPKHVVGTPNPSFLASKYPAVERAITEDLRGIDDVGSMMRTHNEDGKHVSVGYSSPPTDLVDWIVVVEQARSEVWQPINHLRTIILACLFGVIGFMCIVSFPLAHWAVLPIMKLRAATEQTIAPPGRSYSDSKPSSYYSKDLSSCASRTEKGLHRPSSKWTGGIFAAIFRKFSMKKQAARSIQPRDEDHPRIPGKVPQRNTWITDEMSDLITTFNDMSDELLAQYTKLEDRVRQRTIELEYSKKAAEAANESKTRFVANVSHELRTPLNGILGLAAVCMAENDPNRVKGSLMIIEKSGNLLLRTLNDLLTFSTNQLGHQVLTLDEKDFAIRDIETQTLAIFGQQSKERHVHLRFIFEETPGDVYGTGKLRDLRLYGDVHRILQIVINLVGNSLKFTPEEGSVILRVRCLKEKPAVRRVTPGAPATRQQTPASPGPGTACFINPREVEQGHGLAHEDGRSLPAGTDVFIELEVEDTGPGIEPEMQARIFEPFVQADAGLDRRHNGTGLGLSISTQLVSLMDGTIRLSSTLGKGSTFTAKLPLRIVFGTSGDTPRSSMDLSRTVTGMFSPSTSSPATPSSPEVVHADAVPGANSSTAKTDPSSPANTPPLANPSSQFAAAHRPVITSPATSPSSTSSSLQSPDFTQLRILVAEDNKVNQEVIQRMLRLEKIQHITIASDGRIALGHIISSHATPDHPPFDLILMDIQMPNMDGLQATRKIRAEGFKNPIVALTAFAEQSNVEECFGAGMDFFLAKPVKRAKLKDVLVQCC